In the Akkermansiaceae bacterium genome, one interval contains:
- a CDS encoding c-type cytochrome: MKPTPSFPFRKAAVAGLLFLSPVASAEWVLQPVPAKGQTFGAGQPLWYRAHLQVAKSLVDPSSDAKDLWRESMTLALQDIPGPFKVYLNGRMIVDAKDAAADAPVRFKVPKDILKNDVFNTLAIRLEGKAAEQGLTHAPVFGGYLDEVRLDRDWLVQAGEPKDDNLQPLAQPPAAAAYTPKDWRPASTVLQAPAEPVRGMQVSPAEALTKLKPAPDLVVESLLHEPEVAQPTHVSFDARGRMWISQYRQYPYPAGLKMISRDAYYRGKYDRVPPAPPHHTPGADIVSVHEDTDGDGIYDRHKNVLTGLNMANSVLHGHGGIWVMHAPYLLFYPDADGDDVPDRDPEVRLSGFGLEDTHSTANGLTWGTDGWLYGAQGSTVSSHIDTTPGIDGANKPLIYLEGCAVWRYHPATKAFEIFADGSGNTFGLHFDAEGRLFSGHNGGNTRGWHHIQDGLYLKQGTSPDKFGPPTNPYSFGELQHMATSHPIARFTHNIIMMEGTAIPEKWRGLLMGADPLHRKLTASTRIPAGSTFSTTDVDPALTSDDVTFRPVYLTPSPDGSITIADFREEYIAHGQNYQGQIDPFTGRIYRLRGKDLPLERGTDLSKKTDAELVATLSHPNLWHRQTAVRLLSERKATIPDATALLSAPAGNSHPALEILWVLHQTGALDETLALQCLRHPTPMVRAWTIRLLGDAKVLTPRVHKTILALAATEPDAEVRSQILSTARRLEREQALPLVAEILSRDIDAGDAFIPMMAWFVLESHCKSSAAEVVSLFERRGDLWSRAIVRTHITPRLMRRFAAAGTRTDLIRAARLLALAPTPEDKAALMDGFAQAFQGRALPPLPPELAEEMAKLGKGSLHLRLRQKEAAALEEAVAILSNPKAAAPERLQLARIFGEIQHPPAQAALLAIAKDATSPADLANAGLASLTLYDDSSIGAAITAALPGLPRDRWDAALALLASRPASALALVSAVESSAIPRDAISGDLLVRLRQHQDEGLHSKLTVLFPMKAPAARESFRPRIDEVKRILSAAPGDPYAGEAIYMERCAACHQLFHKGGNIGPNLTSYQREDLGTMLVSIVDPNAEIREGYGNHTVTTKDGRVLGGFLADQDSNVIVLRGFDGNDTTVPREQIAESKAAGLSLMPEGLLDQLSDKQMRDLFAYLRISQPISR, encoded by the coding sequence ATGAAACCCACTCCATCATTTCCCTTCAGGAAGGCAGCCGTCGCCGGATTGCTGTTCCTTTCACCGGTCGCCTCCGCAGAGTGGGTGCTGCAACCGGTTCCCGCGAAAGGACAGACCTTCGGAGCAGGGCAGCCGCTGTGGTACCGTGCGCATCTCCAGGTGGCGAAATCATTGGTCGATCCGTCATCCGATGCGAAAGACCTCTGGCGGGAGTCGATGACGCTCGCCCTTCAGGATATCCCGGGGCCGTTCAAGGTGTATCTCAACGGCAGGATGATCGTGGATGCGAAGGATGCGGCGGCGGATGCGCCGGTCCGTTTCAAGGTACCGAAGGACATCCTGAAAAATGATGTCTTCAACACGCTGGCGATCCGGCTTGAGGGAAAGGCGGCGGAACAGGGACTGACGCACGCGCCGGTCTTCGGCGGGTATCTGGATGAAGTGCGGCTTGACCGCGATTGGTTGGTGCAGGCGGGAGAGCCTAAGGACGACAACCTGCAACCGCTGGCCCAGCCACCTGCCGCGGCGGCCTACACACCGAAGGACTGGCGTCCGGCGAGCACGGTGCTCCAGGCACCGGCGGAGCCTGTGCGGGGAATGCAAGTCTCCCCGGCGGAGGCGCTCACGAAACTGAAACCCGCGCCGGACCTGGTGGTGGAGTCCCTGCTTCATGAACCGGAAGTCGCCCAGCCCACGCATGTGAGCTTCGACGCGCGGGGCCGGATGTGGATTTCCCAATACCGGCAGTATCCCTACCCCGCCGGGCTGAAGATGATTTCCCGTGATGCCTACTACCGGGGAAAATACGACCGCGTGCCACCCGCTCCACCGCACCACACACCGGGCGCGGACATCGTGAGCGTGCATGAGGACACGGACGGAGACGGCATCTACGACCGCCACAAGAACGTCCTCACCGGGCTGAACATGGCGAACTCCGTCCTCCACGGTCATGGCGGCATCTGGGTGATGCACGCGCCCTACCTGCTTTTCTATCCCGACGCGGATGGCGATGACGTGCCGGACCGTGATCCGGAGGTCCGCCTTTCCGGCTTCGGTCTGGAGGACACGCACAGCACCGCCAACGGCCTGACCTGGGGGACGGACGGATGGCTCTACGGCGCGCAGGGCAGCACCGTGAGCAGCCACATCGACACGACACCGGGCATCGATGGAGCGAACAAGCCGTTGATCTACCTGGAAGGTTGCGCGGTATGGCGCTACCACCCGGCGACGAAGGCTTTCGAGATCTTCGCGGACGGCAGTGGCAACACCTTCGGCCTGCACTTCGATGCGGAAGGACGGCTTTTCAGCGGCCACAACGGCGGCAACACCCGCGGCTGGCACCACATCCAGGATGGCCTCTACCTGAAACAGGGCACCTCCCCGGACAAGTTCGGCCCGCCGACGAATCCCTACTCCTTCGGCGAGTTGCAGCACATGGCCACCAGCCATCCCATCGCCCGCTTCACGCACAACATCATCATGATGGAAGGCACCGCCATTCCGGAAAAATGGCGGGGCCTGCTGATGGGCGCGGATCCCCTCCACCGGAAGCTGACCGCCTCCACCCGCATCCCCGCCGGCAGCACCTTCTCCACGACGGATGTCGATCCCGCGCTGACCAGCGATGACGTTACCTTCCGGCCGGTCTATCTCACGCCATCCCCGGACGGCAGCATCACCATCGCGGACTTCCGTGAGGAATACATCGCCCACGGCCAGAACTACCAGGGACAGATCGATCCGTTCACCGGCCGCATCTACCGCCTGCGCGGAAAGGATCTGCCGCTGGAGCGAGGCACCGACCTTTCCAAAAAAACCGACGCGGAACTGGTCGCCACGCTTTCCCATCCCAACCTCTGGCACCGCCAGACCGCCGTGCGCCTGCTTTCCGAGCGCAAGGCGACGATCCCGGATGCCACCGCGCTGCTTTCCGCGCCTGCCGGAAATTCTCACCCCGCACTGGAGATCCTGTGGGTGCTCCACCAGACCGGCGCACTGGATGAAACACTGGCCCTCCAGTGCCTGCGGCACCCTACGCCGATGGTGCGTGCATGGACCATCCGCCTGCTCGGAGACGCCAAGGTTCTCACGCCACGCGTCCACAAAACCATCCTGGCGCTGGCCGCCACGGAGCCGGATGCGGAAGTGCGCAGCCAGATCCTCTCCACCGCGCGGCGGCTGGAGCGGGAGCAGGCGCTGCCACTGGTCGCGGAGATCCTTTCACGCGACATCGATGCTGGGGACGCATTCATCCCCATGATGGCGTGGTTCGTCCTGGAGTCCCACTGCAAGTCATCCGCCGCCGAAGTGGTCAGCCTGTTCGAGCGCAGGGGGGATCTCTGGTCACGCGCCATCGTCCGCACCCACATCACGCCACGGTTGATGCGCCGCTTCGCCGCGGCGGGCACCCGCACGGATCTCATCCGCGCCGCGCGCCTCCTCGCGCTTGCACCCACGCCAGAGGACAAGGCCGCGCTGATGGACGGCTTCGCCCAGGCGTTCCAGGGCCGTGCCCTGCCGCCGCTCCCGCCGGAACTGGCGGAGGAAATGGCAAAGCTGGGAAAAGGTTCCCTCCACCTGCGCCTGCGGCAGAAAGAGGCCGCCGCACTGGAGGAGGCGGTGGCCATCCTTTCCAATCCGAAAGCCGCCGCACCGGAACGCCTGCAGCTCGCGCGCATCTTCGGTGAGATCCAGCACCCGCCGGCACAGGCCGCGTTGCTCGCCATCGCAAAGGACGCCACCTCGCCAGCGGATCTGGCGAACGCCGGCCTCGCTTCCCTCACTCTCTACGATGACTCCAGTATCGGAGCGGCCATCACCGCCGCCCTGCCCGGTCTGCCGCGTGACCGGTGGGACGCCGCCCTCGCCTTGCTCGCCTCCCGCCCGGCATCCGCGCTGGCGCTTGTCTCCGCCGTCGAGTCCTCCGCCATTCCGCGTGACGCCATCTCCGGCGACCTTCTCGTCCGACTGCGGCAGCACCAGGATGAAGGCCTGCATTCAAAACTCACCGTCCTTTTCCCGATGAAGGCACCCGCCGCGCGGGAGTCCTTCCGCCCACGGATCGACGAAGTGAAGCGCATCCTCTCCGCCGCGCCGGGAGATCCCTACGCCGGGGAGGCCATCTACATGGAACGCTGCGCCGCCTGCCACCAGCTTTTCCATAAGGGCGGCAACATCGGGCCAAACCTGACCAGCTACCAGCGGGAGGACCTTGGCACCATGCTCGTCAGCATCGTCGATCCGAACGCGGAGATCCGCGAAGGCTACGGCAACCACACCGTCACCACGAAGGATGGCCGGGTCCTCGGAGGTTTCCTCGCGGACCAGGACAGCAACGTCATCGTCCTGCGCGGCTTCGACGGGAATGACACCACGGTTCCGCGCGAGCAGATCGCGGAGAGCAAGGCCGCCGGCCTCAGTCTCATGCCGGAGGGCCTGCTCGACCAGCTTTCCGACAAGCAGATGCGGGACCTCTTCGCCTACCTCCGGATTTCACAGCCGATCAGCAGGTAG
- a CDS encoding DUF1080 domain-containing protein, which translates to MKYLLLSAFLTTASTLSAAEPVKVTERIDILELMKKGEVDYHLNDKLEITGKPEEIFVLKDGQLTITGQAYGYMITKAAYENYRLVTEFKWTGRTWGKRAEKARDSGILVHCHGPAGALGGTWTASIEAQIIEGGMGDFLVLSPKLPDGTVVQCEMEAEFELDRDGEKRWKKGSPRQLVKGGRINWEKRDEDWKDVVDFKGKDDPDAPVGEWNRMEVISENGTLRILFNGRMVNEGFAAKPSSGPIAIQTEGAEMVVRKYELLPIGSGE; encoded by the coding sequence ATGAAATATCTCCTGCTCTCCGCATTCCTCACCACCGCCTCCACGCTCTCCGCCGCAGAGCCGGTCAAGGTCACTGAAAGGATCGACATCCTCGAACTGATGAAAAAGGGCGAGGTGGACTACCACCTCAATGACAAGCTGGAGATCACCGGAAAGCCGGAGGAGATCTTCGTCCTGAAGGACGGGCAGCTCACCATCACCGGCCAGGCGTACGGCTACATGATCACGAAGGCTGCCTATGAAAACTACCGTCTGGTGACGGAGTTCAAGTGGACCGGCAGGACCTGGGGCAAGCGCGCGGAGAAGGCGCGGGACAGCGGCATCCTCGTCCACTGCCACGGACCGGCGGGTGCGCTCGGCGGCACGTGGACCGCCAGCATCGAGGCGCAGATCATCGAGGGCGGCATGGGCGATTTCCTCGTCCTCAGTCCGAAGCTGCCGGACGGCACCGTCGTCCAGTGCGAGATGGAGGCGGAGTTCGAACTGGACCGTGACGGAGAGAAGCGCTGGAAGAAAGGCTCCCCGCGCCAACTGGTGAAGGGCGGCAGGATCAACTGGGAGAAGCGCGACGAGGACTGGAAGGATGTGGTGGATTTCAAGGGCAAGGATGATCCCGACGCCCCTGTCGGCGAGTGGAACAGGATGGAGGTCATCTCCGAAAACGGCACACTCCGCATACTCTTCAACGGACGGATGGTGAACGAAGGCTTCGCCGCGAAACCTTCCTCCGGCCCCATCGCCATCCAGACGGAAGGCGCGGAAATGGTGGTGCGGAAATACGAACTGCTGCCGATCGGCAGCGGAGAATGA
- a CDS encoding DUF2007 domain-containing protein translates to MIELLRQRDLTKINYYQSLLEAAGIPTFIRNENLSTTEGVSIPDFFPALCILNDADEAAAVELMRRDMDQAEQVADGEITCAKCSEVSPANFGSCWNCGTALEGMMA, encoded by the coding sequence ATGATCGAACTGCTGCGCCAAAGGGACCTGACGAAGATCAACTACTACCAGTCCCTGCTGGAGGCGGCGGGCATCCCCACCTTCATCCGGAATGAGAATCTCTCCACCACGGAGGGCGTCTCCATCCCGGATTTCTTCCCCGCGCTGTGCATCCTGAATGATGCGGATGAAGCGGCGGCGGTGGAGCTCATGCGCCGCGACATGGATCAGGCGGAACAGGTGGCGGACGGGGAGATCACCTGCGCGAAGTGCAGCGAGGTTTCTCCGGCGAACTTCGGCAGTTGCTGGAACTGCGGCACCGCCCTGGAGGGGATGATGGCGTGA
- the ccoG gene encoding cytochrome c oxidase accessory protein CcoG: protein MPSQKRPNLVSVTTINADGSHHVLHPADVKGQFTRARRWFAVMLIGIYVALPWIPVNGAPAVFLDVAERRFHFLGLTLLAQDLWVLFFGISGLGFLLFFLTALLGRLWCGWACPYTVFLEHVFRRIERLVDGDASARRRLDAAPATARKITKRAIKNGLYLLASAVLAHVFLSYFVSLRGLYTAVKEGPMGHLTAFGTVAFFTAAFFFCFGYFREQFCIILCPYGRIQSALTDDETVVIGYDARRGEPRGKATNPDAGACVDCTRCVQVCPTGIDIRNGLQMECIGCAACIDACDDIMRKLKRPTGLVRYDSTKGLAGRKTRILRPRILAYSFLGVVGMAVLGAVAFHKAKPVFAEVTRALGPSFYNDAATVRNHYKVRLVNKRNQPVRFTISLEGNPQGFTTSGAGETITLDALGELARPIVVLQERAHYKGPREITFIIHAEPGNATVRQSVRFLGPNPRS, encoded by the coding sequence CTGCCATCCCAAAAGCGTCCGAATCTGGTCTCCGTGACCACGATCAACGCGGATGGCTCCCACCACGTCCTGCATCCGGCGGATGTGAAGGGACAATTCACGCGGGCACGGCGGTGGTTCGCCGTGATGCTCATCGGCATCTACGTCGCCCTGCCATGGATCCCGGTGAACGGCGCTCCGGCGGTGTTCCTGGATGTGGCGGAGCGGCGTTTCCATTTCCTGGGCCTCACGCTGCTGGCGCAAGACCTGTGGGTGCTGTTCTTCGGGATCAGCGGGCTGGGCTTCCTGCTGTTCTTCCTCACGGCGCTGCTGGGCCGCCTGTGGTGCGGCTGGGCCTGCCCCTACACGGTTTTCCTGGAGCATGTGTTCCGCCGGATCGAGCGGCTGGTGGACGGCGACGCGTCCGCCCGCAGGAGGCTGGACGCCGCCCCGGCGACGGCACGGAAGATCACGAAACGGGCGATCAAGAACGGCCTCTATCTGCTGGCCTCCGCAGTGCTGGCGCACGTGTTCCTTTCCTACTTCGTCTCCCTGCGCGGCCTCTACACGGCGGTGAAGGAAGGACCGATGGGACACCTCACCGCGTTCGGCACGGTGGCGTTCTTCACCGCCGCGTTCTTCTTCTGCTTCGGTTACTTCCGGGAACAGTTCTGCATCATCCTCTGCCCGTATGGCCGCATCCAGTCCGCGCTGACGGACGATGAGACGGTGGTGATCGGCTACGACGCGCGGCGGGGCGAGCCGAGGGGCAAGGCGACGAATCCCGACGCGGGCGCGTGCGTGGACTGCACCCGCTGCGTGCAGGTCTGCCCGACGGGCATCGACATCCGCAACGGCTTGCAGATGGAGTGCATCGGCTGTGCGGCGTGCATCGACGCGTGCGATGACATCATGCGCAAACTGAAGCGGCCGACGGGGCTGGTGCGCTATGACTCGACCAAGGGGCTGGCGGGAAGAAAAACCCGCATCCTCCGCCCGCGCATCCTGGCCTATTCCTTTCTCGGTGTGGTGGGGATGGCGGTGCTGGGCGCGGTGGCCTTCCACAAGGCGAAGCCGGTCTTCGCGGAGGTCACGCGCGCGCTGGGACCGTCGTTCTACAATGACGCCGCCACGGTGCGGAACCACTACAAGGTGCGCCTGGTGAACAAGCGGAACCAACCGGTGCGCTTCACCATTTCACTGGAAGGGAATCCGCAGGGATTCACCACCAGCGGCGCGGGGGAAACCATCACCCTGGATGCGCTGGGCGAACTGGCCCGCCCCATCGTCGTGCTGCAGGAGCGCGCGCACTACAAGGGTCCGCGGGAGATCACCTTCATCATCCACGCGGAGCCGGGGAATGCCACGGTCCGCCAGAGCGTCCGCTTTCTAGGCCCCAACCCCAGATCCTGA
- a CDS encoding A/G-specific adenine glycosylase, whose protein sequence is MLKPRWEKDAVQERAAFRDALAAWFSVNGKDYPWRRTSDPYAVLVSEVMLQQTQIATVLGRGFYTRFLETFPDVRVLAAAEDGPLLKAWEGLGYYRRARMLRDTARAVGENHGGKFPDAMEDLLGLPGVGRYTAGAVRAFAFDLPAAVVDGNVARVLSRLMDFHGAVDDTAGLKGIWEWAETLADPARPRIFNSALMELGQTICRPGVPDCLACPVAAFCKTREPEALPVKRKKVEVTVVAEHALWLRDRKGRVLMHREKGKRREGLWRLPLRDAAELAALPVSTTHRYTITRYRVDLSVHDGGISKAGEGEGDEWKTPEEVLALPMPSPFRVVVERMLCEN, encoded by the coding sequence GTGCTGAAACCCCGGTGGGAAAAGGATGCGGTCCAAGAGCGCGCGGCGTTCCGGGATGCGCTGGCGGCTTGGTTCTCGGTGAATGGAAAGGACTACCCATGGCGGCGCACCAGTGATCCGTATGCGGTGCTTGTTTCGGAGGTCATGTTGCAGCAGACGCAGATCGCCACGGTGCTGGGGCGGGGGTTCTACACGCGCTTTCTGGAGACATTTCCGGATGTGCGGGTGCTGGCCGCCGCCGAGGACGGGCCGTTGCTGAAGGCGTGGGAGGGACTGGGCTACTACCGCCGGGCACGCATGCTGAGGGACACCGCCCGGGCGGTGGGGGAGAATCATGGCGGAAAGTTCCCGGATGCCATGGAAGATCTGCTGGGCCTGCCCGGGGTGGGCCGCTACACGGCGGGGGCGGTGCGCGCGTTCGCGTTCGACCTGCCTGCGGCGGTGGTGGATGGGAATGTGGCGCGGGTGCTCTCGCGGTTGATGGATTTCCACGGAGCGGTCGATGATACGGCGGGCCTGAAAGGGATCTGGGAATGGGCGGAGACGCTGGCGGACCCGGCACGGCCGCGCATTTTCAACTCCGCGTTGATGGAGTTGGGCCAGACCATCTGCCGCCCCGGGGTGCCGGATTGCCTGGCCTGCCCGGTCGCTGCTTTTTGCAAAACCCGGGAGCCGGAAGCATTGCCGGTGAAGCGGAAGAAGGTGGAGGTCACGGTGGTGGCGGAGCATGCGCTGTGGCTGCGGGACCGGAAAGGCCGCGTGCTGATGCACCGGGAAAAAGGGAAGCGGCGGGAGGGCCTCTGGCGGCTGCCGCTGCGGGATGCGGCGGAACTGGCCGCACTACCGGTATCAACCACCCACCGCTACACCATCACCCGCTACCGGGTGGATCTGAGCGTGCATGACGGGGGCATATCCAAGGCGGGGGAAGGGGAAGGGGACGAATGGAAGACGCCGGAGGAAGTGCTGGCACTGCCCATGCCATCCCCATTCCGCGTGGTGGTGGAGCGGATGTTGTGCGAAAACTGA
- a CDS encoding trypsin-like peptidase domain-containing protein has protein sequence MTPPPADPTPPGKMARQIVAERASVVLVTAEESLHGWQGRRFSQATAPSDADGGSAAPISPDGYFLTANHILERMAGRNVFVFYTRSGKLEVNKARVVWRSVPGDLALLHAPVKTPYYYQWTPADRWLPEGTEVIHGGVSTGYRSGNGKLTSSLPPEGPFTGSRKFKIDIPLLPGDSGGPVVNAVGELVGINSAVEFLVPLETAFFVDSECSRPNTKKLEQIIKADRARR, from the coding sequence ATGACGCCTCCACCGGCCGATCCCACACCTCCGGGAAAGATGGCCCGGCAGATCGTGGCGGAGCGGGCCAGTGTGGTGCTGGTCACCGCGGAGGAGAGCCTCCATGGCTGGCAAGGCAGGAGATTCTCCCAAGCCACCGCCCCGTCCGATGCCGATGGTGGTTCCGCCGCACCCATTTCCCCGGATGGATACTTCCTGACCGCGAACCACATCCTGGAACGCATGGCTGGGAGGAACGTCTTCGTCTTTTATACCCGGTCTGGAAAGCTGGAGGTGAACAAGGCGCGCGTCGTCTGGCGCTCCGTTCCAGGTGACCTGGCGCTGCTGCATGCTCCGGTGAAGACTCCCTATTACTACCAATGGACCCCGGCTGACCGCTGGCTGCCGGAAGGCACGGAGGTCATCCACGGAGGCGTCTCCACCGGCTACCGTTCCGGCAATGGAAAACTGACCTCGTCCCTTCCTCCCGAAGGGCCGTTCACCGGTTCGCGCAAATTCAAGATCGACATCCCCCTGCTGCCAGGAGACAGCGGCGGTCCGGTGGTCAATGCGGTGGGGGAACTGGTGGGCATCAACTCCGCGGTGGAGTTCCTGGTCCCGCTGGAGACGGCGTTCTTCGTGGACTCCGAGTGCAGCCGCCCGAACACGAAGAAGCTCGAACAGATCATCAAGGCCGACCGCGCGAGAAGGTAA
- a CDS encoding discoidin domain-containing protein: MRFPILPALAFLSIISSATAENIALGRSYVAYPRLGGHKSTNNGKEAKKLTDGLRSGKVLWEDPEHTVGWVDAQWPVQIVVDLGKRQPISGISLGCGAGIALSSKHVHIWPGTIDLYVSDDSKEWHRVAELTSLNDLDNEILPPLGNEYAYRNISTNRLRTAGRYVRIVLGTRKEVFLDEIEIHRGDDALLSWKPSKPGVTGDKIEKEIIRTDATLFVSKRRHRMDIATILSQLKDLPEEKAAPIRKRLTVLREKSQANNDTPAEKRAILPQGEIGREILAEQAAVWREKGVPPLTVWQTAAGRDPQWLETPPAESDPRLSVHLIRGEDRTATLNITNASPREQVLTLSIAGHDDASHIRVRSVEWTETVARTAIVHALPDAEKTEGGHRITIPAGMTRQVSLSVHGTGKDGDTAGTVRLTAADPSIPAREIPFDIHLHPLDFPEKQSLHFSGWDYLNKWDISRYGVASNVMRPFRELILDYKLDLPWGPITLWPKGNFSAEQTYATAADEPDTAMFDTWVKEIMPTAHGYKLNISGRNKDNRAHIQGVHHDKDPQAFDKRVATWLRFWEKHVIHLGLDPAKFSLLIIDEPGLDEASPYKEDEAIRAWVEAVKKSGVKFRMWMDPVYHEPWSAYQPSIDAMDELCLKYSHLVTHGPRYVDYYRQRSPKQQLSLYECYPIIGGFDPYSYWRLQAWMAWTMDADAIGFWCVADTGRNPSFGSWNNGLNALHYCPLFLDVKEAVPGKALEAIREGIYDFQYLVMLRDAIKAAREKGVDGEKVAAAEKLLADAPQEVLWKNGALAEPKWLATTEIDRTVADRIRVTILKTLGDLAR, encoded by the coding sequence ATGCGTTTCCCGATACTGCCCGCCCTCGCCTTCCTCTCCATCATTTCCTCCGCCACGGCGGAAAACATCGCGCTCGGCCGGTCCTACGTGGCCTACCCGCGGCTTGGCGGTCACAAGTCCACCAACAACGGCAAGGAAGCGAAGAAGCTCACCGACGGACTGCGCTCGGGAAAAGTCCTGTGGGAGGATCCGGAACACACCGTGGGCTGGGTGGACGCGCAGTGGCCGGTGCAGATCGTGGTGGATCTGGGCAAGCGGCAGCCCATCTCCGGCATCTCGCTCGGCTGCGGCGCGGGCATCGCTCTCAGCTCGAAGCACGTCCATATCTGGCCCGGCACCATCGATCTCTACGTGAGCGACGACAGCAAGGAATGGCACCGCGTGGCGGAACTCACCTCGCTCAACGACCTGGACAACGAGATCCTGCCGCCGCTGGGCAACGAATACGCCTACCGGAACATCTCCACCAACCGGCTGCGCACGGCGGGACGCTACGTCCGCATCGTACTGGGGACTCGCAAGGAGGTGTTCCTCGACGAGATCGAGATCCATCGCGGGGATGACGCGCTGCTCTCCTGGAAGCCGTCGAAGCCCGGCGTGACCGGGGACAAGATCGAGAAAGAGATCATCCGCACTGACGCCACGCTGTTCGTTTCAAAGCGGCGGCACCGCATGGACATCGCCACCATCCTCTCGCAGCTCAAGGATCTGCCGGAGGAAAAGGCCGCACCCATCCGCAAACGGCTCACCGTTCTGCGGGAAAAATCACAGGCGAACAATGACACCCCGGCGGAAAAGCGTGCAATCCTGCCGCAGGGGGAGATCGGCCGGGAGATCCTCGCGGAGCAGGCGGCAGTGTGGCGGGAAAAAGGCGTGCCACCGCTCACCGTCTGGCAGACCGCCGCAGGACGCGACCCGCAATGGCTGGAGACGCCACCGGCGGAAAGCGACCCGCGCCTTTCCGTCCACCTCATCCGTGGGGAGGACCGCACCGCCACCCTCAACATCACGAACGCGTCACCCCGGGAGCAGGTTCTCACACTTTCCATCGCCGGTCATGACGATGCCTCCCACATCCGCGTGCGCTCCGTGGAGTGGACGGAGACGGTGGCCCGGACGGCCATCGTCCACGCGCTGCCGGATGCAGAGAAAACGGAAGGCGGGCACCGCATCACCATCCCCGCCGGGATGACGCGGCAGGTTTCCCTGTCCGTGCATGGCACCGGGAAAGACGGCGACACCGCAGGCACCGTCAGGCTCACCGCCGCGGACCCCTCCATCCCCGCGCGGGAGATCCCCTTCGACATCCACCTCCATCCCTTAGACTTCCCGGAAAAGCAGTCGCTCCATTTTTCCGGTTGGGACTATCTCAACAAGTGGGATATCTCCCGCTACGGGGTGGCGTCCAATGTCATGCGTCCCTTCCGCGAGCTGATCCTGGACTACAAGCTGGACCTGCCATGGGGGCCGATCACCCTGTGGCCGAAGGGAAATTTCAGCGCGGAGCAAACCTACGCGACCGCTGCCGATGAGCCGGACACCGCCATGTTCGACACCTGGGTGAAGGAGATCATGCCCACGGCGCACGGCTACAAACTCAACATCTCCGGCCGTAACAAAGACAACCGCGCCCACATCCAGGGCGTCCACCATGACAAGGACCCGCAGGCATTCGACAAGCGCGTCGCCACCTGGCTGCGCTTCTGGGAAAAGCACGTCATCCACCTGGGCCTGGACCCGGCGAAGTTCTCCCTCCTCATCATCGACGAGCCGGGGCTGGACGAAGCCTCCCCCTACAAAGAGGACGAAGCCATCCGCGCGTGGGTGGAGGCGGTGAAGAAATCCGGCGTGAAGTTCCGCATGTGGATGGACCCCGTCTATCACGAGCCATGGAGCGCCTACCAGCCGTCCATCGACGCCATGGACGAGTTGTGCCTGAAGTATTCCCACCTGGTCACGCACGGCCCGCGCTACGTGGACTACTACCGGCAGCGTTCCCCCAAACAGCAGCTCAGTCTCTACGAATGCTATCCCATCATCGGCGGATTCGATCCCTACAGCTACTGGCGTCTCCAGGCCTGGATGGCGTGGACCATGGATGCGGACGCCATCGGCTTCTGGTGTGTGGCGGACACCGGGCGGAATCCCAGCTTCGGCTCATGGAACAATGGACTCAACGCCCTGCACTACTGCCCGCTGTTCCTGGATGTGAAGGAAGCCGTCCCCGGCAAGGCGCTGGAGGCCATCCGCGAGGGCATCTATGATTTCCAATACCTGGTCATGCTGCGGGATGCGATCAAAGCCGCGCGCGAAAAGGGAGTGGATGGAGAAAAGGTCGCGGCTGCGGAAAAGCTGCTGGCGGACGCCCCGCAGGAAGTGCTGTGGAAAAACGGTGCCCTCGCCGAGCCGAAGTGGCTGGCCACCACGGAGATCGACCGCACCGTCGCCGACCGCATACGGGTGACGATCCTGAAGACTCTCGGGGATTTGGCGCGCTGA